The Labrus mixtus chromosome 21, fLabMix1.1, whole genome shotgun sequence nucleotide sequence ATCCCCTTGTTTCCTTCTAAGAAACTTTTCTTGTATTGGTTTGTGTTGCAGGCTAAAATTAGAGGAAACAACTTTGtcatttccttacttttttttttttttgcgctgaTAGTCGCTGAGAGGAACATCAGTGTTGTTAGGTTccttttaaattctaaatataaatgaaaccacagctgcagctggTCATCAGGATGCATGcaatgtaatgttttttctaAGAACAGTCTGTAAATACATAATTAATAGCCCcaaagagacattttaattGTGCAGTGTGGGTAGAAATCAAGGGCACTAACTTCATACTAAGATATGAAAATGTATGAGTACTTGCCATATTGCATCAAAAGTGAGTCAAATTATAGGagagaagttttatttttagtttgcaAAGTTAggagtgtttattttgttagtaCACGGGTTCTTTAAACAATATTCAAACAATTtaggttaaatgttgtgtttctagGATTTGGGGTTTAGACCAGTATATATTGAAACAATGATTATTTTATGTTCATTTCAATGCATCTCTTTCTAATTTCTATACCAATCTGATTATTTGATAAGCATAGAGGAAAAAACACACCTACAGTTTTTACTATGAGCTACAGATTTGCCATCAAGATAAGGTAAAAGAGTAAAATCAAACAGTTTAGAGGGAAGGTGTAGAGCTTGGATTTCAAGTCAGATCAAACCATATGATCAGTCAGTGAAGGCAGCATTACACTATCATAAGCATATCAATATATCTGACATGATATTGTGCAGCCTTTGTGAAAGTTGTCTTTGTAGAAGTTGTGTGATTTTGTATTATTGACTAATTTCGCTCAACTCTTCAAAAGCTTTAGTCGCCTATTCTACTGCAGACTTGTTTTAAAAGTTCCAGTGTCAAATGAAATGTCCTCTAATTTTTGGGTCAGTTAACCGAGGTTTCTAAAATAAAGCATCTTGTATTTaaagttcattcattcattcacaaacagatTTCATTATGATATTGAATTAATTCcacagattaaaataaaaaaaaaaggagtgaacTAAGCTGATTCAGTGCCTGGTTTTGGCACACGAGCAGCAGTGCCTACGTCAGGATATGGCAGTCGGCACCAGAGGAGGCAGGGCGTATTTTCAAGGGGAAAAGGGCGTCACTGCCCTTTGCCCCGActcaaacaactttaaataactTATAAAGCAGCCCTTTAATATCTTACAATTATAGAACAGAGTAAGCTAAAGGTGTTTAATGTAGGTGTGAATCAAAGTATAAGTAGCCTACGAGGGGGGCGGACGGTGTGGGACAAAGAGCGACAGGTATCCTACAGCACCCGCCGACTTTGGGCAGACTTTACCAGGTAGGGTACACTTTTCTCTAAAGGGTAGTAACTCACCCGAACAAGGTTGCTCACAGCCGCCTGCACGGCAGCCACCGGCGCCGTGAGATCTGGAATAGCTTTCCCGTCAACTTCACCTTCTTCATGCATTATCACCAGATGGGATATCTGCTGAGCCACCGGCTCCAGGATACTTTCTATCGTCTTCGTGTGGAAAACCGGCATGGTGACAACTTTAGACCACTAcccaagagagaaaaaacaaaatatccaACCACCTAAGGCAGTTTATCCCCCGAACTCCCGCTACAAGCGTGTTAAACAATCCCGTGAGCCCGTTTTTTCAGGACAGTTTCACCGTCCGGTATGAAGACTACAACTACTCCCGTGAAACCGTCAacgtgaaaaaaaaactcccagtcAGAGAGTTAGCGCGAGCAACGTAAACGTCACCAACGTTGGTCCGCCCTCTTTGGCCAATCAGTGGGCGAGAATGAAACTCCCCCAGCGTTTCATTGGTTTATTGGGCTGCCGCTCTGCATCAGCACCCTCCCGCTTCGACCCAAGCCAGTTTGCCGACTGCAGTTTGCCAGAGATCCAAGTGCTCCCTAAATTACGTAATACATTGTCATGCCCTAAAAAGGGAAATATGTGTCTACTGTTTGTGAGAAGTAGATTCCAGGGGATGAAGGTAAACTAGTCAGACAAGCTTTTGGCACTTCAAGTACAGACATAGCTGTAACTCATAACATCGTTCTTCAGACCTCTTTAAAAACCAATAGAGCAGGAAATTCCCAATATAGCCTACTACAAACTGATCCCTTCAATCTTCAATGAACAGGGTAATAGACATTTTTTCCTGGGTATTTTTGAAACCATCTTATCACAAAATAATATGTTGCATACTTTAACAGGGCTTTGAAACAATTAGCCTATTTGAGGTGAAGTGAGGTAACAAATAtattaacatttacattttatttgtctgaCCTATAAAGCTAACAATTTAACTGTCAACGATGCAACAGTTAATTTTAAAAGAGAAGGAGGGTTTCTTTTTGTGGTTTGCATAAATACAATTATTCatgaacttttttatttatttatgaattccCTAAACTCCCTCTACTTATGAATATAGGCCAACCCATGAATGGGCTAAAGCAACTTCTGATAAAATAATTATCTATAACTGAATAAAGTAAGTCCCGTACACTGAGTAACATTTGTTGAAATATATACACTcttgcatttaaaatgtgttttttagtCAGTCTTACTCTCCTACATTAAAACTGCAAAATCAGCCTGTGTTATTAAAACTCTACCGTATTTTATGTAAAAAGTTTAAGGGCCAGCCTGGGAATGATAAAGGTTCTGTTTCTGCCCAGGGCTCCCAGTTGAATAGATGTTAGataatttattgatcccgagggaaattacAAATAAGTCTGGTATATACAAACACATGTGTCAGTAAGGATGCTGGAATTTAAGGTAGCAAGCTGAGCAATATGTGAAAGCATCAGCCTAATATTAACGTGCTGTGGATGCCTGTTTATGTTATTGTTATCTGCAGTCTTGAGAGACTAAATTACTTTGTGACTCCAGCAAAAACCACACCCACAAACAATTGTTTACAAGCTCAGGTCAGAGCATGGTCAAGATTGCCCCAAGGCAACATGTTGCAACATTTTATTCAATTCCATTTTTGCACCAGTCGTCAGTTCTGTCTTCATCCCGTTCTCATATCCTGAAATAACAATATTTTAGGAATGAAAACCAATGGCCAAGCATACCAGCTAAGGAATTCCCACAGAATCCCAAGAGGGACTGCAAGGCAGCGGCCTATTGCCTAAAAAGGAAGAGTCCAAATAGAAAGAATCAAGGAAGTTACTCCGTTTGAATCCTTGTGTAAACATACAAGGAGCTGATATGCTTTCGCTTTACAAAGGGGGTTATTATACCAGTTCAAAAGGCTTTAACGTTATGTAATGTTATGTTAACTTAAATGTTACATTTAGTGAAGGGTTGAAATCTGAAGGAATCTGATTATTTGTATAATTTTTATGTAACAAGACTGTactgtactatactgtactctccccccccccaccccacccccccaccccaccctccgaaacaaaaagaaagaattacAGTTTTAACATCTGCCCCACCTTTCCCTTGAATAAAAGAGATCCAATAAACAGACACAAGGGCCAAAAGTATATCACCTTACATCCCCCCAAAAGACAGATAAATACACTTTCCAGCCGAGTTCATCCTGTATATAGACATCAAAGACGGCCCGTTCTTGAGTTACTGACAGGGCAGTCCCCTGTGTCTATTCTGGAATGTGAGCAGGGCTGCTCGAGATGGGTGGTCTACACCTTCCCCGGATTGATAAGATAggtttctgctgctgcacagggaCAGGATATTGTCCCAATTCTCTCAAAACCAGAAGTTGCATATTGATAGTGCACAAAAGACACTGAGAATCTTGCTTCTTTGGATGCTTCATCAAAACTGATAATGACTGACTGAGCCCAGTTTAGTGTCTCTAATGtgcctttcttttcattttctaaaacatcTTGACAAAAACGAGCAATGGGCGCCATCCTCTGGATTAAAGACGTAAATGCAGTCAGTGGGACATAAGTCAAACTTGCCcaacacattcttttttttttttcacgaaAACTTTTTACTACTAGCCAATTTTCCTTATTGTAGGATTAAGAACAAATCAGCACAGATACAGAGGCTCTTTTTTGATGTTACACTGATTTCCCCTAATTTCAAGGCTGAATCCTGTTGGTTTACTAAGTCAGTCCTGAAGGCTGTTAAAATCCCTAAAATCATGCAGTCTATAAGGGGTCTGACGTTGACTTTTGAAAGACTCTCAAAGAGTGACACTTGGGATCCAGGCTTAACCAGACTTTACTGATTTAGTCACCAACATTTAATTGCTTAAAGGACACAAGGCTTGCTTTTTtctaaggtttatttttgggattttaatgtctttatttagagataggacagtggatagagtcagacatccaggggagagagagagagagtgtaatGTAAGTCATGAAGTCTAGAAATCATATTCATTATAAGTCATATTTTTATAGTTAAAGACTAATGAAGGACGGATCATGATCAATAGTAGAATACAACCACAATTTATACTTAACTTGTGTAATTTTCAATGTTAGTTTTATTCcttaatactttatttatttatgtttaaaattagaagtcattggatttttttttcatgtcactttttttataacaacaagaacatttgaataaatacatcttttgccatatctgggtttttttaagaaaaggaaatgaaagaaatgtatAAACACTCATGTATgaattaataaatgttttaaggaacaattctttaaaaaagaaagaaaagtaataATATTTCATTTCGGAAAAACTTCAAATGAAAGCCATTCCCAATCTTAGGGCcagtccgttttttttttcttcttacaaaACTGTGCTGTATGTTTGGACAAATAAAGGGCACATCTCACTTAGTCACCTCGTGTGAACGGCTGTACGAAATAGAGGCAGGCTAATTTCATAAAGTGAAGTAAGTAGAAGCCTGGGTTATTCATTTACAGTCTTGTTCTTATCCTCTCTTCTTGCAATTTCAACTTAAATAAATATCACCTGTAGggacatctttatttttaaatcactgctCAGAGCCTCTTCTTGTGACACTATCTTTGATCCACctcttattttttatcttaGCCTTTTGTGATTTTCATTAATTCTTATCGACTACTTTACTGTTTTTATACTTCTTTATTTATCCAAGTAAAGTGTGGTCTAGACACTTTATTGAAAGTGTGTTTAGCTTTGGTTTAACTTTGGATCTATGAAGAATGGAACGCAAATGCTGGGTGGATGAAtatcaatcatttattttgagATATGTTAGAGAACCACAAGAGGGCACTAAATGCAACAAATAAAGCCAAGTCTTTGTATATCACTTCATAGAGAAGACTGACAAACTGTTTTCAGATTATTTCAATACTAAGTGTCAAAATAGACAGGATTTTAATATGGGAGTACACGTCTAATTttccatcacatttttttttattacatgtttCTCTTAGTAGAAAGAGAGGTTCACATTGCAGGCCctgatgtgaaataaattaGCCTATATTTGTTTTTAGTTGCAACCGCCACTAAATGAAAAATGGTTATATTAGGtatcattaaaatattttaaaaaattaaatctgtCCTCTGTCATACTGACTGTTTTTACGTCTCTGATTTTACTATATGTCATCCTCTAGAAAGACCCAGCAAGACAGCAGCGCTTGAGGTGTCTGACTCAGTACTATTGTCGTGTTCTATGACAACAGCAGCATTAAAAATGTGGAGAAGAGTCACAAAATCTACTGCCTGCTTATACCACTCAAGCAAATCAAATATAACTGGATGATTCCAACGAGCCAAGTTTATGTAACTGGCTTCaatgtgactttgttttttttggatgttggTTAATTGGTAGGAGGGAGAATTTACAAGTTTCTCCCACAATGTGTAGTTGACGGAGGAACATTATGTATATTTGACAAATAATCAGTCATGTTTTAGATATACTACACCCTGCCTTTgtgaaaacagaaattaaaaaacccaacatttttttgtgtgtcaacTTTTTAATTGAAACAAATCCTGCAACAGTAAAATATTCAGTGTCTGTGGAGATTTTGGACAAAGTTTTACATACAGGCTTTGGGGTTTGAACAGGGAACAAAATGAAATGGTTTCATGTCCACGTCTGTCCATTTACATGACACTCCAATGGAAACATCTAGAAACCTTCTTAAAATCAGTACATCAACTCAGAGGAGTTTTGAAAACGTTGAACGTACAGAGAACTGGCAAATCGAGCAGATGCCTCCCTGCCAACACACTGAGATTGGACGAGTGTGAGTGTATTCAGCCAACTCATGTGGAATTATGTGGAATGTATTTGAGTTGATACAGAATATGAGCTGAAGTGATATTTCATTTTTAGGCTTTAAGAAGATGATTTCCAACGAGCATGCACCAAGCAATGGAGAGGGGAAACAGCAAACACCTTCACTGTATTTGCTACAGAAACTAACACAActataataaatacattaaatatggGCACTAGCCATCTCCAAACattgcaaagaaagaaagaaaaatcttaAAACGGaacttaaaatgaataatatgtTGCAGCCGTTGTGTAGATTAAAACTCATCAGCCAGGAAGATATAAGAATCTAAGAAACATGACTTGGAACACCTATTTAATGTTGATTATCTGAAACAAGTGCTAGAAACTAAAAaacagccattaaaaaaaagaatctacCACTAATATTAATTTGAAGGATATAACAGAGGGGTGAGAGCAGCATTAGTAAAGAAAAATCAACAGGCAATGCCAAGTTGTAGATCAACCTGAAATCCACATAGCATGCTAACTGCTAGCACACAAAACATTTGGGCccaaaacattcattttagcTTCAGTAAAAACTACTTCATCTGAAAAGTAAAGGGAAGCTatctctataaaaaaaatttGGTAGAGCAAActataattctttaaaaaatagttttcctAGCTGGCTTTAGCTTCCCAATGAAATGCTAAAAAAATAAGCACTCCTGGCAGAAAAGTGTTGCGCTGTAAGCTAGCTGGCTATGTTAACTCCAGTTGTCTGCTTCAAGTAGACCTACTCTAATTTGCAAGACTAACTGTAtatcattaaaacaaatctttgcaacagacaggaaacattaTGACATTTCACAGCCGGTGGCTTGAGCACAAGTAGGCTATATCACCACAGCTAAAATCTATAAAGGAGGGTCAATGTCTTCATCACATGAATCCAGAAACACTGTCAAAGCTAACATTTAAAACCTAGATTTGGATAACATTTTAACAATCCCTTTAGATTTTAGAAGTGGTGTATGTCTTGTTTGTGAACAGCTTCTCTGCCAGACTTCTCTGCTTGTGccggttttattttgttgtcacAACCTAAGGACTCGGCAATTAATTAATGGAGTAATATCCTATGAAAGCCAATAGGGATTACATCTATTACtaatgtaataataaaatattttccttacaaattcaccttcaaaaaaatACGTTAAAATAATCGATTAAAcaacaataattatatataaatcAGTGCTTCTTAGAGGTCTAGAATTATTTTAATGTACTCAAAATATTTTGGCATACAAAATCATTGCcaattatttaatttgattgaaatgtttaGGGTCAAATAAACAATAATGGAGTATAGAAATGTTAGTGGTAGTATAATAATGgtgttataaaaaaataaatagagatCCCTTATCAAGAaatttcccccaaaaaaatTTCTTTGCATGTTCTGTGCCCTAAATATCACACTCTACCCTGGCTGCCAGTAGGAAAGTGCCCTCCTCAGCCCTGACTCAGATTGTTGGTGAGTGTATGttgctcactctctcctccccttgcgtcttttctttttttttcttcttctcacaaGCAGTCttactctctccctcctcctttcctcttactctctctcctcactctcccAATCCCTCTCTCCTTTTGATCACTTCAGTCCTTTGCTCCACTCTCCTTTACTCCTACATTGCTCTGTCACTCACTCGTACcagctctccatctccatcATCCAAGATCCTCAGTGTGTCTGCGTTTTGCCAGGTGGACGCACTCCCCACAGTCACCATTTCCACCCCGGAGAGTTCCACGGTGGCTGCGCAGCCCCTTCCCCGGCTGAGCATCGGGCGTAAGACCCTGGTGGCAGCTGCCGTGGGGGTCATGCTGGTCCTGGTTCTGGTAGTTCTCATACCTGTGCTTGTCAGCTCTGTTGGCACGGGTGGAGCGGATGACAGCGCAAGCCACTTTGAGATGCTGGGTACCTGCCGCATGGTTTGTGACCCCTTCTCCAGCACGGGTACAGCGGGCACAGGACTAGATACAGCGACCACAGGCCTACAGGTGGACAACGACGCAGATTTGAGCGACCACAGCATAGGCCCACCCCTGCCTACTTACAGTGCTCACGGCCCCCAAGGAAAACCAGGACGGCCGGGCAAGCCTGGACCCCCAGGACCACCTGGAGAGCCGGGCCCACCAGGACCTAAAGGCCCCCCGGGAGATGGTGTCGACATTGTGCGGACAGGGATTCTAGGTTTAGGGGGAAAAGGGTCAGTCAGCACAACCACCTACAACACCTCCCCTCGGGTGGCTTTTTATGCAGGACTTCGAAACCCTCAAGAAGGTTACGATATTCTACGATTTGATGACGTGGTGACTAACATTGGTGGGAACTATGAAGGGGCAACAGGCAAGTTCACCTGTAAGATTCCTGGAACGTACTTTTTCATCTACAATGTGCTGATGAGGGGAGGAGATGGAACCAGCATGTGGGCTGACCTGATCAAGAATGGTCTGgtgggtaacactttaaatctAAAGACACCTTCGCAAACCAATTCACTGTTTAATAGTGAATTATTTTCCTCTTCAATACAGATTCTGATACATAGACTGGATTAGTGGGAAATATAAAGTACCCCTCTATTTCTagtgtgatgtaaaaaaaaaaaaaactatacatAATTGACAAAAAGGACTCTAGGCTAACACTTGATAACTTTGACTAACATTACATTCTCTGCTGGCACCGCACTGTTGTTTGTTATCATCACGAGATAATTTACCtgatatcagtttttttttttggggtgggggggggggggattggttATGGTATCATAACAGAGCATTGACTGGCATTTACACCATACCAGATACTGCACAGGTCATCTGGGGAAAACGGACTCTAGTCCAtggaaaaaatggaaaaaaaataacaaaaaaatcttcaacTAAGTAAGTAAGTGTAGATTATTGACAttatgagagaaaaaaactgaatcCTGTTTTAGAAGAACCCACATTTAAATACTCAGAGAGCAAGCAGGATAAATTGAGTAGTCATGCATTCATGTGGATAGTGATTTTAGGTCTGTCTCGTTCTGGTGTTATAGTACAGCATAATGACAATTCATAGTGGCATGCTGCCAGATTGTGTATCTGTGCATATTACACATCTGATGATGTACACGTTGAAGTGAGTGGAAGAAGTGCAGCGCTATCTCAACTCTGCACACATCAGAACACAGCCTGGGGTAGTGGCTAGTTCAAAGCTGGTGCCCTTTGAAATACAACAAACTTCATGGAGTCATGATGTGCTAGTGTGCGTTATCAGACTGCCTGTCAGGCTCAGGCGTTTCACTCTCAAACCAGGACTTTTGCTATATTCATGGATAATGTTGTAATGTCTTCAAAGCCCCAGGTGATGACACTGATCAAGCACCATGGTAACCTGAACCTTGATATTTCCCTGCAAACATCTCAGACAGGCGGCAACAGGCTGGACACAGATTGGatacagcaacacaaacacctgcaaattattttttttaatccaacacAAGGGCCACTCAGTAAATAACATATTTGTGGAGCATAATACAAATCACTTTATGTTGAGGGTGCTTCATAGAGCTGAAGGGTCTACTATGTTACAATTGTCTTTTTAGGTTTTTACTCATTACATGGTACACTTCATGAA carries:
- the LOC132955794 gene encoding C1q-related factor-like translates to MLVLVLVVLIPVLVSSVGTGGADDSASHFEMLGTCRMVCDPFSSTGTAGTGLDTATTGLQVDNDADLSDHSIGPPLPTYSAHGPQGKPGRPGKPGPPGPPGEPGPPGPKGPPGDGVDIVRTGILGLGGKGSVSTTTYNTSPRVAFYAGLRNPQEGYDILRFDDVVTNIGGNYEGATGKFTCKIPGTYFFIYNVLMRGGDGTSMWADLIKNGLVRASAIAQDQDQSYDYASNSAILHLDAGDEVFIKLDGGKAHGGNSNKYSTFSGFILYAD